The Erigeron canadensis isolate Cc75 chromosome 1, C_canadensis_v1, whole genome shotgun sequence genome segment AGCTTATTATACAAAATCGAACATCAAAAAGTTTAACGATATATTATCTGATAAATTACTAGCATATAGGAAACTATCAGACAGATTATCATATTAAACGTTAATTTTGATAACAAAACAAAGAGGCCCGCGAGCGGACCAACAATGACAGCAGGGTTTATATCAGAATTTAGTATACAGTCAGGGTCTGATTAGGAACAGTCCTCTGAATAGACATTTCAAGTTTGGATTCTCTCTTTAAGAATGTCAATAGCAGATTTTATCCTGATGCGAGCAGGAAActgaattaaaagaaaataatggtCGATAGACATACCACTTCTTTGGGGTCGAGGGCTTGTAAGCGAGAACGTAATGCAATCTTAACATTTGCTGGCAAACCATTATATAGATTGTCCCTCATATTAGGAGGCAAAGATATGGGACGTGATGCCTGGAAGTATAGAAGACAAATATGTTAAATTGAGCTGCAATGATCATTCCGAATAAGCAAACAAAAACGGAGAGTTCAGTTAGCTTACAATGTTGTCCATCTGAGTGACTAAGTTGGCATAGTGTAAAGCAAGACCCGCAGCACCTAGCGTCTCGGGCTTCTTCTGAGCCTCCTTGCCATTCGTCATTGAACTTGGTACTAAAAAGAAACGAACAACTAGCTGTCAAAAACTATTTTACCAGATAGAAAGAGGGACCAAAGCCAGATGATTTCTAGCTTCCAATTGTTTTATGCTGAtagttataaaaactaaaaagcatCATTcaataacaaattttaaatacCATTCTCTTCAAAAGCCTCCGCTATTGCATGATGAATGAACGTGACAACATCTACTAGCTTCTCCACAATCTATAATGGGTAAGACACAAAAAAGAATAATGTTGCTCATTAGTACACAAAAACAAAGAGGTTAGCAGGAATAGCTATGTAAACTTCAAGGactttaaataacaaaatagaaaaaatgtatATAGGTTGATATAATACCTCTTCCAAACTTCTAGACCAAAGAGATTTCTTTTTCAAGTTCCTCACAAGCTTTCTTTGATGCTTTACATCACTATGTAGGATTGAGAGACTCTCGCCTACAATAGAAAGATGACGAAACGTTAACAAGTAAGATAAACCCCATTGTAGCAAATCGAATATTTCAAAGCAacacaaaaagtcaaaatcaatgggaataaatattatttaaccAGAAAGAGTGCAAAACAATCAATATCATCAAGAAATAACCCAGCAGGAACTGTAACTAACCTTTTTTAGGAAGATGCAAGGCTTCCACTTCCTCAAGCTTACGCCGGTAATCTTGTTCAAATCTATCTAAAGCATGATACTCATGGTATAACTCCTGCAGCAAAACAAACACGTTATCATCTTTTACACTAGCATTTTCACCATATACATTTGTGCATGATCtatttgtaaataaaaacagaaaatttttgtaacttacagAAGTATACTGAGCAAGATTCGTCAACTCTTGCATAGTGATTTCCGCGTCTTCTCTAAGCTGACTATTTGTTAGCGGATCCAGGTCCAATCTGATccatacaaaatcaaaatcaagttcatatattcataaatgaAACACGATATCAAAAAACAAGTAACAAAAGGAATCCGCTTTACCTAGAAAAAAAGCGATCCAGATTATGCCATTGTGGATCTTTGCACATATCTCCAAACCGAACAACCTCTCTGGAGAAAACCTGAAGTTCCTCCCTAAAAACCATATAACCGTATTATGAGATGGATACAGATATATACTTTAAAGGTCACAATACAGGAGCAGAAAATCACATATATGAGAGCTTGCCTCTTGTCAGAAGCTGCAATACGTAACAATTCCTTTGTATCCGTAGAAACTAAAAGTTGTACGCCTTCCGAATGTAAAATCTCCTCTTTAAGAATCTGGATGCTTTCTTCAGAAAGAGATTGCATCAAACTAGACCCTTTGACAATCGTATTAGCTACTTCAAACGCTAAAATGGATACTTTATTTCCTCTGGAAGCCATATTAGATACAAATCCACTATTCGCATTCAAATTCGTCATGCTGCTACCCAACGTGTCAAGAACTTCAAGACCTACACTACCCGCTTTTCCAAGAAATGTGCTCACATGTGGCACCTACCAAATCAAAAAAACCATTTTAGtaccataaaaaaaaaccattttcaGCTCGAAATTCTCGGTTTTATAGAGTCCATATGGCATACATTTCCACATACAATACATGGCTATGGATGGTCCCACCAACTAATTTAACCTTGCAAATGAATTTTTCTGATAAATCAAATTCCTCGTTGACTCGGTCAACAATCAAACCTAGGATGCATTTTTCTAAATGCACCGAACTAGCACTAAGGTAAAGCAAACAAATTCAGACATATAgagataaattaaatatatatataccttggtGACTCTAGCAGGAGTAGATGGCTTCAACTCTCTGGAAATGGAAAAAAACAATTCACCAGAATCATAAGATGTGATCCTCCTATGATACACATCCTCATCATTATTTGTATCACtttcattattataattatcatcattaccataatcatcatcattataatCATTATTCTTATGATGGGTACCAAAACTTTTAATAGATTTCAGCTTTCCTGAAAACCCAAAACTACTACCGTTTTCACTGCCACCGTATTCCGCCACCGTGCCCCGCTTCATCGTCCCGCCGGTACACACACCTCCCATTTTTACACCCACCCACCCGAAATTCAGCTACTTGtattataaaactttaattctctaaaaacattataaatataaatataaaaataaataaataaatgaataagaATGTAGTATCAAGTAAATTCGGGGTGTGAGAATTgagctaaaaaaaatattgagatTTAAAGAAAATGAAT includes the following:
- the LOC122605242 gene encoding protein PSK SIMULATOR 2-like, translating into MGGVCTGGTMKRGTVAEYGGSENGSSFGFSGKLKSIKSFGTHHKNNDYNDDDYGNDDNYNNESDTNNDEDVYHRRITSYDSGELFFSISRELKPSTPARVTKVPHVSTFLGKAGSVGLEVLDTLGSSMTNLNANSGFVSNMASRGNKVSILAFEVANTIVKGSSLMQSLSEESIQILKEEILHSEGVQLLVSTDTKELLRIAASDKREELQVFSREVVRFGDMCKDPQWHNLDRFFSRLDLDPLTNSQLREDAEITMQELTNLAQYTSELYHEYHALDRFEQDYRRKLEEVEALHLPKKGESLSILHSDVKHQRKLVRNLKKKSLWSRSLEEIVEKLVDVVTFIHHAIAEAFEENVPSSMTNGKEAQKKPETLGAAGLALHYANLVTQMDNIASRPISLPPNMRDNLYNGLPANVKIALRSRLQALDPKEVMTMPQIKAEMEKTLQWLVPVATDTTKAHQGFGWVGEWANTGNEFGKKTAGSNNIIRLQTLYHADKQKMDRYILDLIIWLHRLISLVRFRDKVPKYIPARSPPTNDGLLGHSDPSRLRANGKPQRVQISLEDRNLLEKVMKRRMLVPGISKSQEFVVVKKKRSSVFASSRSMGSSPKREPGYTNTDILDVLDGLGTDF